A DNA window from Bacteroides cellulosilyticus contains the following coding sequences:
- a CDS encoding NAD-dependent epimerase/dehydratase family protein, with amino-acid sequence MKILITGIHGFVGSNLIAALFEHHTLYGLDIISPEKKGVVRTFSWKDIETTSFPMQRLPRFDAIIHLAGKAHDTKNQSASQVYFDINTGLTQKIFDFFLESSVKKFIFFSSVKAAADSVVGDMLTEDVIPTPVGPYGESKIAAEEYILSKLRSEHGELKVTMQRDKQVYILRPCMIHGPGNKGNLNLLYNVVKKGIPWPLGDFENKRSFTSIDNLCYVVEGLLTKDVASGIYHMGDDEALSTNELIALMCEAMGKVPHIWKMNRKMMEGCAGLGTLLHLPLNTERLRKLTENYVVSNEKIKSALGIDRMPVRAADGIMKTIRSFTAESTE; translated from the coding sequence ATGAAGATACTTATAACAGGGATTCACGGTTTTGTGGGTTCTAATCTTATAGCGGCCTTATTTGAACATCATACTCTCTATGGTCTTGATATCATTTCTCCCGAAAAGAAGGGAGTTGTGAGGACTTTCTCGTGGAAAGATATTGAAACAACTTCTTTCCCCATGCAACGTTTACCTCGTTTTGATGCCATCATCCATCTGGCAGGCAAGGCGCATGATACAAAGAATCAGTCTGCTTCTCAGGTATATTTTGATATCAATACAGGGCTGACGCAGAAGATATTCGATTTCTTTTTAGAATCTTCTGTGAAGAAATTTATCTTTTTCAGTTCTGTAAAAGCTGCCGCAGACAGTGTAGTGGGGGATATGCTGACAGAAGATGTGATACCTACTCCGGTTGGTCCTTATGGAGAAAGTAAGATTGCAGCTGAAGAATATATTCTTAGTAAGTTGAGAAGTGAGCATGGGGAATTGAAAGTTACTATGCAGCGTGATAAGCAGGTCTATATACTTCGTCCTTGTATGATTCATGGTCCTGGTAATAAGGGTAATCTGAACTTGCTTTATAATGTGGTAAAGAAAGGTATTCCTTGGCCTTTAGGCGATTTTGAGAACAAGCGTTCTTTTACTTCTATAGATAATCTTTGCTATGTGGTGGAAGGTTTGTTGACAAAAGACGTAGCGAGCGGTATTTATCACATGGGTGATGATGAAGCCTTGTCTACGAATGAACTGATAGCTCTTATGTGTGAAGCTATGGGTAAGGTGCCTCACATCTGGAAAATGAACAGGAAAATGATGGAAGGCTGCGCAGGACTGGGTACGCTGCTTCATCTGCCTTTGAATACAGAGCGGCTGAGAAAGCTGACTGAGAATTACGTGGTGAGTAATGAGAAAATAAAATCCGCCCTTGGTATTGACAGGATGCCTGTCCGTGCGGCGGATGGAATAATGAAAACGATCCGTAGTTTCACCGCGGAGAGCACAGAGTAA
- a CDS encoding MraY family glycosyltransferase encodes MYYIIILVLLFVAELFYFRVADKCNIIDKPNERSSHTKVTLRGGGIIFYFGALAYFLSNHWEYPWFMLALTLITFISFVDDIRSTSQGLRLVFHFSAMALMFYQWGLYSLSWWWIVIALIICTGIINAYNFMDGINGITGGYSLVILAALAYINSEITTFVELALINTVLCSVLVFCFFNFRKKAKCFAGDVGSVSIAFILLFLIGKLILTTGDFSWIILLVVYGVDSVLTIIHRLMLHENIGLPHRKHMYQLMANELKIPHVGVSLIYMAAQALVILGYFCFVGYGYWYLLGIIVLLSGIYVLFMKAFFHLHQH; translated from the coding sequence GTGTATTATATCATTATATTAGTTCTGCTCTTTGTAGCAGAACTTTTTTATTTTAGAGTGGCTGATAAGTGCAATATCATTGATAAACCCAATGAACGTAGTTCACATACAAAAGTAACTTTGCGTGGAGGTGGCATTATTTTCTATTTCGGAGCTTTGGCCTATTTCCTGAGTAACCATTGGGAGTATCCATGGTTTATGTTAGCATTAACCCTAATTACTTTCATCAGTTTTGTAGATGATATCCGTTCTACTTCTCAAGGTCTGAGGTTGGTGTTTCACTTTTCTGCCATGGCCTTGATGTTTTATCAATGGGGTTTGTATTCTCTTTCCTGGTGGTGGATTGTCATAGCTTTGATTATCTGTACAGGTATCATTAATGCCTATAATTTTATGGATGGCATCAACGGCATCACAGGTGGTTATTCATTGGTTATCCTTGCTGCATTGGCATATATCAATTCTGAGATCACTACGTTCGTAGAGCTGGCTTTGATCAATACAGTTCTTTGTTCCGTCTTGGTCTTTTGTTTTTTCAATTTCCGTAAGAAAGCCAAATGTTTTGCGGGTGATGTTGGTTCGGTTAGTATTGCTTTTATTCTTCTTTTTCTGATAGGTAAGTTGATTCTAACGACCGGAGATTTTAGCTGGATAATCCTATTGGTTGTTTATGGTGTTGATAGTGTCCTGACTATTATTCATCGTTTGATGCTTCATGAGAACATTGGTTTGCCCCACCGGAAACACATGTATCAATTGATGGCAAACGAGTTGAAGATACCTCATGTTGGGGTATCCTTAATTTATATGGCGGCACAGGCTTTGGTCATATTGGGCTATTTCTGTTTCGTGGGATATGGTTATTGGTATTTGTTGGGGATAATTGTATTATTGAGTGGTATTTATGTGTTGTTTATGAAAGCGT